The Engystomops pustulosus chromosome 2, aEngPut4.maternal, whole genome shotgun sequence genomic interval AAGCGTTACCGGTCGCAGTGCGAGCCGATTGGCTACAACTGGGGAGACCCTCATGAGGCGGGAGTCTTTGTGCTGGGGGCCGCCCTGCACACATCGATGAAGCAGGGATTGTAGAAAGAGCGGGGAATTCAAAATTATAACACGTTCACTATTCAGCCAATAGGTGGTAAGGGGGAGGAGAGACCAAGGACACGCCCCTTTCGTCATCACCAGAAGTCCTCTATCTGGTCCTCTCATTGTGTATATAAAGGAGACCTCGGCAGCCCCGTCCACATTCGTTGTCTCACACACAACAAAGAACATGTCTGGACGCGGCAAAGGAGGAAAGGGGCTCGGAAAAGGAGGCgccaagaggcacaggaaggtgCTGCGTGATAACATCCAGGGAATCACCAAGCCCGCCATCCGCCGCCTGGCTCGCAGAGGAGGCGTCAAGCGTATCTCCGGCCTCATCTACGAGGAGACCCGCGGCGTCCTCAAGGTGTTCCTGGAGAACGTCATCCGGGACGCTGTCACCTACACCGAGCACGCCAAGAGGAAGACCGTCACCGCCATGGACGTGGTGTACGCGCTCAAGCGCCAGGGCCGCACTCTCTACGGCTTCGGAGGTTAAGACTCGTACCCACCCGGCTCCATCTCACCcccaaaggctcttttcagagccacccacctcctcctagaGAAGAGCTCGCACTCTGATGCTTGTGTCATACCGCTGTCTGTCACACATCACGTTACCTGCACATGTCCTCCGTGCTCTAGGTGATTCAGGTTTTATTTATTactcttttaattatttttaatagaTCAGTATTACCGTGTGGCAATAGTGCACCCGAGGCCGAGCCGTCTGGTACACGGGGCGGAAATAAAAGGTCCCCAAGAACCTCACTGAGAGCCATTAGTCTAAAACGTACACATTTGTTTTTCTAATTGTTAATGCCATGAAATGTTCTGCCTATTTTAACCTATAATAAAACTCTACAAACCAATGGTGTGACTTGCTGCTGTATTTATCAGTATTGGGGCTGCGTGAGAGAATAGCAAGTGTTCTATTTAATTTTCCCCACACTACCAGGGAGGACCAGCAGGTGTCGCCAGTGTTCTATTTACAGTTCAATTGCATTCATTATAATTTTCATTGCCATTCCACCCAATATGTCCCTGTATCACCGGCCCCCAGAATGGGGTGAGCAGGAGTGACGGCCACATGGAGTGAGATAGAAGGGTGAGCTCTGTTGTGGAGagggtgggtggctcttagaagagcctttggGGTGTTGGAGGTGCCGGGTAGGCAGGCAGGCGCTTACTTGGCGCTGGTGTACTTGGTGACGGCCTTGGTGCCCTCGGACACGGCGTGCTTGGCCAGCTCTCCGGGCAGCAGCAGGCGGACGGCGGTCTGGATCTCCCGGGAGGTGATGGTGGAGCGCTTGTTGTAGTGAGCCAGGCGGGAGGCTTCCCCTGCGATGCGCTCGAAGATGTCGTTGACGAAGGAGTTCATGATGCCCATGGCCTTGGAGGAGATGCCGGTGTCGGGGTGCACCTGCTTGAGCACCTTGTAGACGTAGATGGCGTAACTCTCCTTCCTGGACCTCTTGCGCTTCTTGCCGTCCTTCTTCTGGGCCTTGGTGACGGCTTTCTTGGAGCCCTTCTTGGGCGCTGGGGCGGACTTGGCGGGATCAGGCATGATGCGGCGGTTACTATTATCCGAGACACGGAGAACAATGTCCCGCACCTCCCCGCGCCGCGGTATTTATAGCCGGGCTATGCAAAGGAGCGACGCCGGCTGCTCGCCCTGCTATTGGAGGAGCGAGTCGTGTCATCTGCGTGTTCACTGCTGAACCACGCCTCCTAATGCTGGTTGGTGAGTCTATGAGCCGCGCCTCTATTGGTGGGATGTCAATCCGGCCAATGACAGAGAGGGAGGAGCAGGCGGGAAGGTATAAGAGGCGGCAGGAGGCGGCTGAGCGGCATCAGTCGTACTGAATCTCTAGCATCATGTCTGGACGTGGCAAACAAGGAGGAAAGGTCCGCGCTAAGGCCAAGACCCGCTCATCCCGGGCCGGCCTGCAGTTCCCCGTCGGTCGTGTGCACAGGCTCCTCCGCAAGGGCAACTACGCCGAGAGAGTCGGGGCCGGCGCTCCAGTCTACCTGGCCGCCGTGCTCGAGTACCTCACCGCTGAGATCCTCGAGCTGGCCGGTAACGCCGCCCGGGACAACAAGAAGACCCGCATCATCCCCCGCCACCTGCAGCTGGCTGTGCGCAACGACGAGGAGCTCAACAAGCTGCTGGGAGGAGTCACCATCGCCCAGGGAGGCGTCCTGCCCAACATCCAGG includes:
- the LOC140116410 gene encoding histone H2B type 1-O gives rise to the protein MPDPAKSAPAPKKGSKKAVTKAQKKDGKKRKRSRKESYAIYVYKVLKQVHPDTGISSKAMGIMNSFVNDIFERIAGEASRLAHYNKRSTITSREIQTAVRLLLPGELAKHAVSEGTKAVTKYTSAK
- the LOC140119764 gene encoding histone H2A type 1-like, with the translated sequence MSGRGKQGGKVRAKAKTRSSRAGLQFPVGRVHRLLRKGNYAERVGAGAPVYLAAVLEYLTAEILELAGNAARDNKKTRIIPRHLQLAVRNDEELNKLLGGVTIAQGGVLPNIQAVLLPKKTESSKPAKSK